In a genomic window of Acetonema longum DSM 6540:
- a CDS encoding ribosomal-processing cysteine protease Prp, translated as MIKITITRDQSGNIVTFYVKGHAGIAPRGQDIVCAGVSALAQAALLGIKVHLNRDFQWRVAHGDIEMRLAGKPDALTNAVLETMVLGLLEIVRNYPKNIRMIEAKLDLGGEPNV; from the coding sequence ATGATTAAGATAACAATTACCCGTGATCAATCCGGTAACATTGTTACATTTTACGTAAAAGGACATGCTGGTATTGCTCCGCGAGGGCAAGACATTGTCTGTGCCGGTGTTTCCGCTCTTGCTCAGGCGGCGCTTCTGGGGATAAAGGTTCATTTGAACCGGGATTTTCAGTGGCGAGTGGCTCATGGGGATATAGAGATGAGATTAGCCGGCAAGCCAGACGCATTAACTAATGCGGTTTTGGAAACGATGGTGCTTGGCTTATTGGAAATTGTCAGGAACTATCCTAAAAATATCCGGATGATCGAAGCAAAATTGGATTTGGGAGGTGAACCAAATGTTTAA
- the rpmA gene encoding 50S ribosomal protein L27 — translation MFKFDLQLFAHKKGVGSSRNGRDSESKRLGVKKHAGEAVVAGNILVRQRGTRFYPGENVGMGKDHTLFAKIDGKVTVERRGREDRQISVYPA, via the coding sequence ATGTTTAAGTTTGATTTACAGTTGTTTGCTCATAAAAAAGGTGTTGGCAGCTCCCGTAACGGCCGGGATAGCGAATCCAAACGCCTTGGCGTGAAGAAACATGCCGGCGAGGCAGTTGTGGCCGGTAACATTCTGGTCCGCCAAAGAGGTACCCGTTTTTACCCTGGTGAAAACGTCGGTATGGGCAAAGATCACACTTTGTTTGCGAAAATTGACGGAAAAGTAACCGTCGAGCGCAGAGGCCGCGAAGACCGTCAAATCAGTGTATATCCTGCATAA
- a CDS encoding Spo0B domain-containing protein → MTKNEVCPELTRLLRLQRHEFINHIQVVHALLQLGKAEKAKQYLEDLAKSPDLASSVMSDYRPENCNIQALHPPAGSGNRVEEK, encoded by the coding sequence GTGACAAAGAATGAGGTTTGCCCGGAATTGACCCGTTTGCTGCGGTTGCAGCGTCATGAATTCATTAATCATATCCAGGTGGTGCATGCTTTGCTTCAACTGGGGAAGGCCGAGAAAGCCAAACAGTATTTGGAAGACCTAGCTAAGAGCCCCGACCTCGCTTCCAGTGTGATGTCTGATTACAGACCGGAAAATTGCAACATACAGGCGCTGCATCCTCCGGCGGGGAGTGGAAATAGAGTGGAAGAAAAATAA
- the obgE gene encoding GTPase ObgE, producing the protein MFIDKAKIFVKAGDGGNGMSSFRREKYVPRGGPDGGDGGRGGNVILVVDSNMNTLIDFRHKRKFKADDGGKGDTSNMIGRSALDLKIKVPPGTLVKEEESDALLADLTELGQEYIVAQGGRGGRGNARFVNSVHRAPTFAEKGEPGEAKNIVLELKLLADVGLIGYPSVGKSSILARVSAAKPEVAAYHFTTLTPVLGVVSLTEGKSFVLADIPGLIEGAHEGKGLGHDFLRHIERTKVLIHVLDISGMEGRDPLADYHKINEELSLYNERLARRPQIIAANKMDLPEARENFQRITDLLKQQGREVYPISAATGEGLDDLMWRALQLIAEYVPEPEPASEVKVYTDAQEPAYIIRRDDDGAYVVEGKDLERLVAMTNFSDDEGLRRFQKIWRKLEIDAALRERGIKEGDTVRIRDMEFTFQD; encoded by the coding sequence ATGTTTATTGATAAAGCTAAAATTTTTGTGAAAGCCGGTGACGGTGGCAATGGCATGTCCAGCTTCCGGCGGGAAAAATACGTGCCACGGGGCGGCCCTGACGGCGGCGATGGCGGCCGGGGCGGTAACGTCATTTTAGTAGTGGATTCTAATATGAATACCTTGATTGATTTTCGCCATAAGCGGAAATTCAAAGCGGATGACGGCGGTAAAGGCGATACCAGCAATATGATCGGTCGCAGCGCGTTGGACCTGAAGATTAAAGTGCCGCCCGGCACCTTGGTTAAAGAGGAAGAAAGCGATGCCCTCCTGGCTGATTTAACCGAACTGGGCCAGGAATACATTGTGGCCCAAGGCGGCCGGGGCGGCCGGGGCAATGCCCGGTTTGTGAACAGTGTACATAGGGCCCCCACTTTTGCCGAAAAGGGCGAACCAGGCGAAGCAAAAAATATTGTTTTGGAGCTCAAACTGTTGGCGGATGTAGGCTTGATTGGCTATCCCAGTGTGGGCAAATCCAGCATCCTGGCCAGAGTATCCGCAGCCAAGCCGGAGGTCGCTGCTTATCACTTTACCACTTTGACCCCGGTGCTGGGGGTGGTCAGCCTGACAGAAGGCAAGAGCTTCGTTTTAGCTGACATACCGGGACTGATCGAGGGGGCGCACGAGGGAAAAGGCTTGGGACATGACTTTCTGCGTCATATTGAGCGAACCAAGGTTTTGATCCATGTTTTGGATATATCCGGCATGGAGGGGCGGGACCCTCTCGCCGATTATCATAAAATCAATGAAGAATTGAGCTTATATAACGAAAGGTTGGCCCGACGGCCGCAAATTATAGCCGCCAACAAGATGGACCTGCCGGAAGCCCGGGAAAACTTTCAGCGGATCACGGATCTGCTGAAACAACAGGGCCGTGAAGTGTATCCTATTTCCGCCGCTACCGGCGAAGGACTGGACGATCTCATGTGGCGGGCTTTGCAGCTAATCGCCGAATATGTTCCCGAACCGGAGCCCGCCAGCGAAGTTAAAGTATATACTGATGCTCAGGAACCTGCATACATCATCCGCCGGGACGATGACGGCGCCTATGTGGTAGAGGGAAAAGACCTGGAACGTTTGGTAGCCATGACCAACTTCAGCGATGACGAAGGTCTGAGGCGCTTCCAAAAGATCTGGCGCAAGCTGGAGATTGACGCAGCTCTGCGGGAACGCGGGATTAAGGAAGGCGATACCGTACGGATACGGGACATGGAATTCACCTTCCAGGACTAG
- a CDS encoding YhbY family RNA-binding protein: MLTTKQKRYLKSLGMTQDPIVQIGKAGVTATVVAGTEAALLARELIKVRVLNNSPQEVKEAIQELAIETGAQLVQVIGHNGLLYKQNPDPERSKLELP; encoded by the coding sequence ATGCTGACAACAAAGCAAAAGCGTTATTTAAAATCCCTGGGGATGACTCAGGACCCTATCGTGCAGATCGGCAAGGCCGGCGTCACAGCCACTGTGGTGGCAGGGACCGAGGCGGCGCTGCTGGCACGGGAACTGATAAAAGTGCGGGTCTTGAACAACAGCCCGCAGGAAGTTAAGGAAGCCATTCAGGAACTGGCAATTGAAACCGGCGCGCAACTGGTGCAGGTGATCGGCCATAACGGCCTGTTATACAAGCAGAATCCAGATCCGGAAAGGTCCAAGCTGGAATTGCCATAG
- the proB gene encoding glutamate 5-kinase, with the protein MLTRDTLSAAGRIVVKVGTSTLSHVTGKLNLLRIEKLVRELSDLANQGKEIILVTSGAVGVGMDRLGLKERPKTIPEKQAAAAVGQGILMHTYEKMFGEYGQIVAQVLLTREDSVKRQRYVNSRNTLLTLLRMGVIPIINENDVVAIDELKIGDNDTLSAMVASIVEADVLIILSDVEGVYTDNPQNNSDARLIPEISEITPEIEALAGGAGSIRGTGGMNTKIQAGKIAVNSGVVMVIASGSRDGVVKDILAGESVGTVFLSKENRLQIRKRWLAFGARLHGSVKVDKGCEKAILDGGSSLLAAGIIEVEGDFDHGNTVRIITLEGREIARGLANYNSSDTRKIMGAHTNDIAGILGHKSYDEVVHRDNMVLLA; encoded by the coding sequence ATGTTAACCCGTGATACATTATCAGCTGCCGGACGTATTGTGGTTAAAGTGGGTACCAGCACATTATCCCATGTTACCGGCAAACTGAACCTTTTGCGAATCGAAAAACTGGTGAGAGAACTATCCGACCTGGCTAATCAAGGCAAAGAAATTATCCTGGTTACTTCCGGGGCGGTGGGGGTTGGCATGGATAGACTGGGCCTGAAAGAGCGGCCCAAGACCATTCCGGAAAAACAGGCTGCTGCGGCGGTAGGCCAGGGAATCCTCATGCATACTTATGAGAAAATGTTCGGCGAATATGGTCAGATTGTGGCTCAGGTACTGTTGACCCGGGAAGATTCGGTGAAACGGCAGCGCTATGTCAACTCTCGCAATACCCTGCTCACCCTCTTGCGTATGGGCGTGATTCCAATTATTAATGAGAACGATGTGGTGGCTATTGACGAGCTGAAGATCGGTGATAATGACACGCTTTCAGCCATGGTCGCCAGTATTGTGGAAGCCGATGTGCTGATTATTCTTTCGGACGTGGAAGGGGTTTATACCGACAATCCCCAAAATAATTCGGATGCCCGCCTTATTCCCGAAATCAGCGAAATTACGCCTGAAATTGAAGCATTGGCCGGCGGAGCGGGATCCATCAGGGGAACCGGAGGCATGAACACAAAAATTCAAGCCGGAAAGATCGCCGTGAATTCCGGTGTAGTGATGGTCATTGCCTCCGGTTCCAGAGACGGGGTGGTGAAAGACATTCTTGCCGGTGAGTCTGTAGGTACGGTCTTTTTATCCAAGGAAAACCGCCTGCAGATCCGAAAGCGCTGGCTGGCTTTCGGCGCCCGGCTCCATGGCTCGGTCAAGGTGGACAAAGGTTGCGAGAAAGCCATTTTGGACGGTGGCTCCAGTTTACTGGCTGCCGGCATCATTGAGGTGGAGGGTGATTTCGATCATGGCAATACCGTACGGATCATCACCCTGGAAGGCCGTGAAATTGCCAGAGGCCTGGCCAATTACAATTCCTCCGATACCCGTAAAATCATGGGCGCTCACACCAATGACATTGCCGGCATTCTTGGTCATAAATCCTATGATGAGGTTGTACACAGAGACAATATGGTATTACTGGCCTAA